Sequence from the Mauremys mutica isolate MM-2020 ecotype Southern chromosome 2, ASM2049712v1, whole genome shotgun sequence genome:
ggctcctattaccccccaccccctgtcccaatttttcacacttgctgcctggtcaccctagggaggaGCGACGGGGGTTGCAGCCCTGGCCCGGGCGGGGGGTTGTGGCCCGGGTGGGGGATTGGGCTtaggggccatggggctctggctCAAGTGGGGATAAGATGAGTTGGGGTTGGGCACCTACTGCCTGGTTCCAAGTCCCACTAGAATTGGGATTTGGATGTTCTTCTTAGTTTCTGAATAGAGAAGTGGAAGGTTTTAAACATTAGTTCAATGAGGAGCAGATAAGCAAGGCTAAATGTTGATATTTTGCCCGTAATCACAGTTTGCCATTATTTTGTAGATTTGGTGTTCTGAAGTATCTACAGGGCTTCAGATATTTACCAGACCATCTACTGTTGGAGAACTAAATCTACTAGTCAGAGGTAAATATAAAAGCTATAGGTGATATGTGAGTGTGTCCACCAGATTAGTCCAGGGATGTAACCCTAGTCTGTTACCCCTGGTGATCAGCATTAAATTCCTCCTTTAGCTATGGCAGGAGGATACTCAGTCATCCAACCTGCGGTTTTTTTATTACGTTATCCAGTGAATATCAGTGCCTGCCTCTTCTGCTCAGATCTTTCCatggcagcaaatgtgaaaatgcATCATTACTGACAGCTTCACTGTTGTCAACATGTTTCTCAGAAAGATCCTGCAAAACCAACTAGATACTTGCTAATTTCACTCTAATGCTGTTGCTTATAGCTTTACCTAACAGCAGAAATGTTAAAGGTGTCTTTCAGCACGTTATATGTAGTTCATGTTTGTGATGTTTCCAGCCCTTATGCTTGCAAAGGTAACTTATCTTAAACAATTCTACAGAAATTGAAGACGTAGCCGTAACCCGTACACTGCCCAGGAAAGGCTTCCTGCTCCCAAGTGTATTTTTAAGCCCCATTTATGTACATACTTTTAAAATACTCATCTTTATAACATCTAGGATGATCTTAGGACCATGGACCCAATATTAAATGATACCCGAACAAAAACAATGCACCTATAGTATATAAAATTGTGGTACAAAGTACACATAATGTAGAGAACCCATAGGACATTTATTTTTACTATCACTCTCCCTTAATCTGATTATTTGGGAAGGAGAGAAATCTAATTTCATGGAGCAAAATCCCTTCCACACAATGAGATTTGAGCCTAGCTAATCTCTCTTATCTGTCCTACTACTTTTTGTGTACTACTCTACTGCTgtcttctttcttggtttctgTCCAGTATGAAGGGTACGCATATGCCATGGGTCCCTCCTTAAAAGTCTTCAGATGAAGAAAATCCACAAGGTACATTCTCATTTTGCCCCACTCCATCATAGGCTGTCACTTCTCTTAGGCTGTGCCCATGGTACACACATTCAGCCTCTGCAGCAGTAGCATATACTTACCTTTCTGTCTTGTTGTTGCTTCGTCCTTTAGGCTGCTCCTTTTATGAGACATCTTACAAATTAAGCAGTTTGACCAATTTTATGCTACTAAAAAAAAAACTCCTCTGGATTAGCTATAAAATTAAAAGATATCAAATAGCCTCTAAAAGGAAAAACTCCCATCCCATAGTCAGCGtaaacttatttatttttattttccttcttctGTTTTATAGTGAACAGATAGTGGCAGTTGATTTCCTGGAGAACAGTGTTATTGCACCTGTCTACATGGGCAGAAGAGGTATTTTTTCAATCAAGTAGTTAACTGTACTCAATGAAGACAACCCCTACCCTCCCAAATGtctgtgtagacacagcttgaTTTGGAGAAACTATTGTAAGATCATTTGAGCTGGTTGTGTTGTGGTCTAGGTGAGAGCCTAGGCACATGAGCAGCCCAAATGATCGTAATGGTGTTAAATTATGTCTTCAAGGTGTTAAAGTGATTTCAATCAAGTTGAGCCTATGTAGGCAGGACTAGGGTGACTTATGAAATGGTTATTTGGGAAATACCTATATAAACTAGATACACTTGTCCTTTAAATGTGAGTAATATTGTGCTTGGTCTGTTCTCTAGAGGGAGTTCTGTAATTGTGGATCTTCTCTTGAGAATGACAGGTCTCAACCTTTCTGATTTGAAACCTGAGCTTCTTTAGTTTAGATGTCACAATACCATGTGTGGAATAACATGCTACTGTTACAGGTCAAGTCTGAGTTTCCATGGAGGCGTACAGTAGAATATCTGCCTTTCCTTACTAAAGCCTAAgaattagtttttaaaaatagtatctTCTAAATGCCATTAAACAAGAACACTTGCTAATGTGAATTACATCGCAAAAGGGGAAAGACTGAGGATGCTGATCAAAGTAAAGATACTTCATGAATTCAAGAATATAAAATAGTTTGCTACAGCTGAGATATATATTTTGGAAACTATCAAGAGAACCTATAATATGTGCAGcagtaaaaattaaatatttgtttcctacAACTTCGTTTGCTTTGACTTAGTTTTTTAATCTGTAGAACCTCTAGCAGCCTCTGTGCAGTTTCAGATGTATCACTTCTGGCACAAGTCTTGACTTGTTGCTTTTTCATTAATGAATGGAGCAGGTGCCATGTTACCAAAtactacataagaacagccacactggatcagaccaatccagctagcccagtaccctgtctcccgacagtggccaatgccagttgctTCTGAGGCATTGAACAGaacagcttctggcaatcagaggctaggaacacttaAAGCATGGGTTTGCATCCCAGACCATCGTGACTGatatccattgatggacctattctctatgaacttatcttgttcttttttgaaccctgttatgattttgatcttcacagcatcccctggcaatgagttcacAGGTTAACTCTGTGTTgtggaagaagtacttccttttgttttaaagctgctgcctattaatttcattgggtgattccTGAATGTGCTTTTtgtaaagattttaaaataagcGGTACTGAGCTGGTGTGAAACAGGCTATAAATCTCTTAAAACGTTAGGAAAGGTACTAAGAAGCACAAATCTGTTGCAATAGAAAGAGTTTGACTATTGCATGCCCAAGAGAGGCACTTTTTAAAGTGTGTTCACTATGGGTATCTTTAAAATATTAACTACTAGTTTCCTCTTTTCTCTTATTCATAGCTGAGTTGTCAACACACAGAGAAAAGCATCAAGATGCCCATAGTGCAGGCCAGGGGTGGATCAGTCCgtaaagcaaagaaaattactGTAAAAACATCTTTAAATAACCCATATATCATCAAGTGGCATACCCTAGAAAGAGATGATGTGCACTTTATACTCCAGACCTTGGAAGAAAGCATTAAACACGTTGGACTTAAAAAGATTGAGACTCGAAGGAGGAAAAAGCGTTCTATTGCAAAAAGGcaaattaaagaaaaatgtgATGCTAGTGATTGTAGTGTACTTCCAAAGGAGAAGGAAATAGACCATATTCAACAAGAACAAGGATGGACTGACTTAAATGTCAGGAAACAGCTTGCTATTGGAATTAATGAGGTTACTAGATCTTTGGAAAAAAATGAACTACTTCTAGTGCTGGTGTGTAAATCTGCAAAACCTACTATGATCACCATGCACCTTATTCAGCTCAGTGCAAGTCGAGCGGTCCCCGCTGGGCAGGTTCCACGTCTTAGTGAAAGCATAGCACCTATGCTTGGCTTAACATCTGTTCTAGCACTGGGTTTTAAAAAGAATTCTGATACTTTTACTGAAGTAGTCGAAGCTATAATACCACGGATACCTAGCTTGGATGTGCCCTGGATTCATCACAGAAGTGAGCAACATATGGCAGAGGCATATACTGATCCTTTGGAAATTCAAGATACCGAGCTTATGGAGACCTCAGTGGAGGAGTTCTCTCAAAGCCATAAGTGGAAATGTACTGAAAGCAGTAAGTCGGATTCTTCAAATGTAACTTTACAAGCTCTCAGAATTAAAAAGCTTGTTCCAAATCCAAACAAGATACGAAAACCtcccaaaaataaaaaagctgcttCAAAATAACTTAGTTTAGTACAGGTCTTTACAGTGGGAGTAAAGTGATTTTTTATGTAGTATTGGAAACTGCCCCATGTAACTAAGTTAGCTGCTTTTAAATGTCATGGCTTCAGCTGTAAAGTCATTTGACCAATAGAAGATGAACTCAGACTTGTTTTGTTCTGACATTAAAGCATGCAATCTATAAAATTGTGCATAAGTGTTAACCGCTTTCCTGCTTAATTGTTTTTTAGAGAGCCTGGGCTTACTGGTGTGTAGTATAATTCTAGAATGTGCATTTGCTATTAATGAAAAGCATCAAGCAAATCCTTTTCGTTTTAGGGAATGACTATACTTAGAACAAAACTCTAAAATTAAATGTAACTTTTCAAACAAATGAATATCAAAATTGAAAGTTTATTCAAACAAGTGTCCATGCTGGtataaactttattttttaaaagctggtCATTTATAAGATGTTTCAAGCAAACATCTGTAACTGGTAGGCACCCACACACTCTGGTTTTGAATGTTAATACTCTGCTCTACGAGGTTGGTTTTGGTCAAGAGATGCATGCTAAACTGGTTTCCAGATATATTTGGTCTCTGATATGCTAAAGGAAAACATTAGTCTTGATCAACATATGAATAATTAAATACTTCTGTTGcaggaaaaatgcattttaaaaaagactGTTGTATGCAAACTGAGACATTCTCTCACATGATCCACATAATACAAAGACGAAGTTAACTGTCAAAATTATTTCACAAAGGGAGTTTAGAAACTATTTCATGTAAAATGGCAGGTGAGAATTGTAATCATTCCAAATAGCTGAAAATGGAATGATACTTGAAGAGAAATGCACCTTAAGAAACTGCTGTAGTAAGCAGTAGAATGTAATGAGAGCACACACCAGATATTTTGCAGGAAATTGTGTAAGGATGTTTAGAAGGTAGGGAACAGTGAAGCAGCTCagactgcaataaaaaaaaaaagtgtataatCTCAACAAAATAGAAGTAATTTACTTAGATCTCACATTTTACTCAAAAGCTACTACTGTCCTTCAGGAAGAAAGCTAGCAAAAACCTCTTTCTTTAAGTGAgcctgtgtttattttttttaaataggagagAAACTTCTATGTTCCAGGTCAAAGATTATCTAGGGTGCCTGTATTCTGGAtttcccttttctctccactcaTGTACAAGTTATGGGGACAAATTAAAAAGGGTCAAAAGCAGTGATTCCATAGTAAGGAGGCTAGCTGAAGGTTAAACTGCAACAGAGGCTTCTAATAGCAAAatgcctgggggaaaaaaaaaaaaggcagatacTAATTTTTAGCCATGCTGTGTGTGTTCTTTGGGCTTGTCACTCAGGAAAGTTAAAGTGAATCAACTAAAAGGGTAAATTAAAGCACATTACCACCCCAATAGTTGTTCTCATTCACAAATAAAATGGCCTTAGTTTCTTGTAGTTTAAGATAGTTTCCCAAgcagtgggttgtgggaaggtTCTAGATGGATTGCCAAGTCCAGGGTCAGAATAACCCATTGCTGAGCCCAGACTTAGGCTAACATATACTTTTCCCAGCTTGGTGCGGATGGGAGGCCCCAATGCGGTAGGGGTGTTGGAGAGAAAACCTGCCCAGCTCtcacccacagcagcagcagttcttGTCCTGTGGGACTCGGTCCAGTTCCCCATGCTGGGTGTTGCAGCttgtggtcaggggcggctctagcatttccgccgccccaagcagggcggcacgccgcaggaggcgctctagcggtcgccgtcccacggctgcggtggacctcccgcagacgtgcctgtggagggtccgctggccccgcggctctggtggacctcctgcaggcacgcctgcggatgctccaccagagccgcgggactagcagcccctccgcaggcacgtctgcgggaggtctaccggagccgcggtcccagcggaccttccgcaggcatgcctgcgggaggtccgccggagccgcctgccgccctcccgctgggacgccgccccaagcgcgcgcttggcgtgctggggtctggagccggccctgcttgtggtCACAGTGCCACTCAAGTTTGGTGCAGCTACTCTATCATGACAGAGGAGTAGAAGGGCCAAATAGGAGTGGCagtgccactcaaatttggcctggccaccccttTGTCAaacttgggtgtgtgtgtgcacgcaaaAATGAGTGGTGTTGCAATGTCCAGAGCTGGGgccaaccctcctccttccccaccttgacaggagctgccactgggATGAGTCCAGGGTGAGCtccaaaccctccccccacctcctctgaaCCTAGATGGGATTTAGGGATGCAGTGCTGGGGGTTCATATATGTAATCGTAGGTGcgaaaaaaagacaaaatgcagTTTGTAGCTCACAATAATGGCTACTGGTTTAATCCTCAGTCTTTGGCAGAGAATTAAACTATAGCAGACTAAGGCTGCTTTATTCTTGCATGAGAGCATCCATGTGAGTGATTAATAGGCTTTAATTTATGCACATCAATGTAAGGTTAAGTTGATTTGACATAACTTTCCTGGATGGGcctgtgtagacacagcttgTGTTCTTCAGGCCAGCAAAAGGCCCTCCTTGACTAAGGTACAAACCATTTTAGCTTTAATGACATAAGTGGCTAATTAAATCCTACTATGGATAATTGGAAGCTAACCCTGGGGTGTTGGAATGTACTACCTTTCAAAGTCTAATGTAGATAGGGGCAGGGTGCTTTAACTTGAGCACATATTGAAGCAGGCTGCACTGTTCACATTGGAGTAACTGTGTATTAGTATGGGTTAGAACACATTTACCTAGCAATATGCCTTTAAATCATAGTTTAGACGAAGTCTGAGAGCCTGTTACCCCTGTACATATGGGGTAGAGTCCCCTTCCACTATAAAAGAATGACTTTTATGAGATAACACCCTGTATGGCAGCTTAAGTTCAGTGATAGACGCAGAACTAAATATCTCTACATGGCTAATTTAAGACAGCTCCTGAAGTTGAGCAAAATTTGCTCTCACATTTAGAATTCTGGGGGTGTTAAAGCCAGGTTTATCCATAAATATTTCACCAAATATTCAAGTAATGTCCAAAATACCTGCACAGCATGTAACCTTCACCGCTATTTGGCACTTTCAGCTAGAACCATAGATTTTGCTGCTCATGTGACTATATCATACCTAAACTCTAAGAATTGCCATCACAATTTAAGCTATGAGTGTGACATTATGGAACGTATACCAAATGCTTCTAGTTGCAGAGCATTCATGAGGAAATAAAAATCAGGTTGTTGCATTTAAGTTGAGGCCAGTACATAGTCTTTCCAGGGGATAAGAAGAAACATGTATCTCTCTCGATTACTGGTACTATATACAGTGAAACCTTTTGTTCAAAATTCAGGATAAAAACACTACCAGTAACAATTTATGAATACTTATTTACACAAGATACTTTTTGTTAGAATTACAGACTTCAAAGTAGACAAAGGAATATGTGCAATTCTGCAGAAGCATTGAAAACATTCAAAACTATAAATAGTTTGATACCATTACCAAAATTCTTAGTTTTACACACAGGCTGATGTTGATCTACTGAGGAAAAACTAAGGTTTTGTGCCACAACTATAAATTAAGTACAGTAATTTATAATAATTCTGGCAACACAGATATCTGCACTGAACAGTGCAATACTACTGAATCAATCCACTGATCTAATGAAGATCAAAGTACAAATCTGTATTTTTATTGATTTGGCAGCGTTGCTTATGGAGAAACA
This genomic interval carries:
- the RPP38 gene encoding ribonuclease P protein subunit p38 translates to MPIVQARGGSVRKAKKITVKTSLNNPYIIKWHTLERDDVHFILQTLEESIKHVGLKKIETRRRKKRSIAKRQIKEKCDASDCSVLPKEKEIDHIQQEQGWTDLNVRKQLAIGINEVTRSLEKNELLLVLVCKSAKPTMITMHLIQLSASRAVPAGQVPRLSESIAPMLGLTSVLALGFKKNSDTFTEVVEAIIPRIPSLDVPWIHHRSEQHMAEAYTDPLEIQDTELMETSVEEFSQSHKWKCTESSKSDSSNVTLQALRIKKLVPNPNKIRKPPKNKKAASK